In a single window of the Pseudopipra pipra isolate bDixPip1 chromosome Z, bDixPip1.hap1, whole genome shotgun sequence genome:
- the LOC135407794 gene encoding endogenous retrovirus group K member 8 Gag polyprotein-like: MGLTLSTSQKFVYRRLKDFVIEHGHPLDKKSAKALARWLDRQGFAIHDNISLEKWQALGYNLWRDSDRGGKLAKEALIAWRLILMVLQHQMMNANTSLIQDTTKDTDTKMDSDTQNGGEGEERGKPAREKKRRAPVAPPRGPPPSPPTRGARSPSPDASSDTPTSATPVSSPDASPARHRQEVVGGARAKAKPAFRKDGRARRPHGTKAYPAHRDLDYDDGWAPRSPERQSSVPDIWEAFREEAARAQDVEFLRAFPVYYEEGKPPEWRPVSYPMLKDIKKAIVEYGLGAPFTIGLLESFFLAYTLIPYDIRAVIGGLFTTVQASVFEAEWKKRIVAFVNEKMERRGIPTRQAIDMLYGEGNYSNRGDQTRLDPKLLNTTKELALEAVKRVADAYVQAPSFTLINQGTKEPFVDFITRLKEAIARQVQQKESQEILFNRLVIEKANEDCQRVLKMLKDPTLLEMIEACKNVYSNANKARVMAAAFSGPQHCFECGEKGHFRKHCPKYRSEPNLPNTLCRRCGKGRHWTANCRSKTNLNGEPLSPKPSPKLRKKVTFSSMPNLSHCPCEQSGNGELSARGGAMTQVAPHSILRQPRPVTP; encoded by the coding sequence ATGGGTCTGACACTCTCCACCTCTCAAAAGTTTGTGTACAGACGCCTCAAAGACTTCGTCATTGAGCACGGCCACCCGCTCGATAAAAAATCAGCAAAGGCGTTAGCGAGGTGGCTGGACCGCCAGGGCTTTGCCATCCATGACAACATCTCCCTAGAGAAATGGCAAGCCCTAGGTTACAATCTATGGCGGGACTCTGACAGAGGCGGAAAACTAGCCAAAGAAGCGTTAATCGCTTGGAGGCTCATTCTGATGGTGCTACAGCACCAAATGATGAATGCGAACACCAGCCTCATTCAAGACACAACCAAGGACACGGACACCAAAATGGACTCTGACACACAAAATGGCGGCGAGGGTGAAGAACGTGGGAAACCAGCGCGGGAAAAGAAGAGGCGGGCCCCCGTAGCTCCACCCCGTGGGCCgcccccctctcctcccactcGTGGCGCGAGAAGTCCCTCCCCCGACGCGTCTTCCGACACGCCCACTTCCGCCACCCCAGTCTCCTCCCCGGACGCGTCCCCTGCACGTCACCGGCAGGAAGTAGTGGGCGGGGCCAGGGCAAAGGCCAAACCGGCCTTCCGGAAAGATGGCCGCGCCCGTAGGCCCCATGGCACCAAGGCCTACCCCGCTCACAGAGACTTAGATTACGACGATGGGTGGGCGCCGCGTTCCCCGGAGAGGCAATCCTCCGTTCCGGATATCTGGGAGGCCTTCCGGGAGGAAGCGGCGCGAGCCCAGGACGTTGAATTCCTAAGGGCATTTCCGGTCTATTACGAGGAGGGGAAACCCCCCGAGTGGAGACCGGTGTCCTATCCAATGCTAAAGGACATCAAAAAGGCAATCGTGGAATATGGGTTGGGGGCCCCATTTACTATAGGCCTCTTGGAATCCTTCTTCCTTGCCTACACATTAATCCCCTATGATATTCGGGCCGTCATAGGAGGTCTTTTCACAACCGTTCAAGCCTCGGTTTTCGAggctgaatggaaaaaaagaatcgTTGCCTTTGTCAACGAAAAAATGGAAAGGCGGGGGATTCCAACCAGGCAGGCCATCGACATGCTCTATGGCGAGGGAAATTATTCCAACAGGGGGGATCAGACTCGATTAGACCCCAAATTATTAAATACCACCAAAGAATTGGCTTTAGAAGCGGTTAAAAGAGTGGCGGATGCTTATGTGCAAGCGCCCTCTTTTACCCTGATCAATCAAGGAACCAAGGAGCCTTTTGTTGATTTTATTACAAGGCTCAAAGAGGCAATTGCTCGGCAGGTCCAGCAGAAAGAATCCCAAGAAATTTTGTTTAATCGGCTAGTGATTGAAAAAGCAAACGAGGACTGCCAGAGggttttaaaaatgcttaaagATCCCACCCTGTTGGAAATGATAGAGGCGTGTAAAAACGTCTATTCCAACGCCAATAAAGCACGAGTCATGGCCGCAGCATTTTCGGGGCCCCAACACTGCTTTGAATGCGGGGAAAAAGGGCACTTTAGAAAACACTGCCCAAAATACCGGTCGGAGCCCAACCTACCAAACACTTTATGTCGTAGGTGTGGGAAGGGGCGCCATTGGACTGCCAATTGCAGATCCAAAACTAACCTAAATGGTGAACCCCTTTCCCCAAAACCATCTCCCAAGCTCCGTAAAAAAGTGACTTTTTCGTCTATGCCCAACCTAAGTCACTGTCCCTGCGAGCAGTCGGGAAACGGGGAGCTGAGCGCCCGGGGGGGCGCGATGACACAAGTTGCCCCCCATTCCATCTTGCGCCAGCCACGCCCAGTTACCCCGTAA